One Streptomyces sp. SAI-135 DNA segment encodes these proteins:
- a CDS encoding aspartate/glutamate racemase family protein: protein MRIVVTNCNTTQEMTEEIVRGARAAAGPGTTVLGLTPAWGPESAEGWLDSYLSAAAVIDLLRTYEGPSYDAVVMAGFGEHGREGVRELVDVPVVDITEAAAHLACLLGRRYGVVTTLERSCGQIEDSLELAGVGRNCAAVVGTGLGVLDLGDADRTQAAFLTAAERVREAGAEVLVLGCAGMTGLQRTVGEKLGLPVVDGVGAAVKLAESLVGLGLNTSRAGGWTRPVPKRRAWGAGPG, encoded by the coding sequence GTGCGGATCGTCGTCACCAACTGCAACACCACGCAGGAGATGACCGAGGAGATCGTACGAGGTGCCCGGGCCGCGGCAGGCCCGGGCACCACCGTGCTCGGACTCACCCCCGCGTGGGGCCCCGAGTCCGCGGAGGGCTGGCTCGACAGCTATCTCTCCGCGGCGGCCGTCATCGACCTGCTGCGCACCTACGAGGGTCCTTCCTACGACGCCGTCGTCATGGCCGGCTTCGGCGAGCACGGACGGGAGGGCGTCCGGGAGCTGGTGGACGTACCGGTCGTCGACATCACCGAGGCCGCCGCCCATCTGGCCTGTCTGCTCGGCCGGCGCTACGGGGTCGTCACCACGCTGGAGCGGTCGTGCGGGCAGATCGAGGACAGCCTGGAGCTGGCCGGGGTGGGGCGCAACTGTGCCGCCGTCGTCGGGACCGGACTCGGAGTCCTCGACCTGGGCGACGCCGACCGCACGCAGGCCGCGTTCCTGACGGCCGCCGAGCGGGTGCGCGAGGCGGGTGCCGAGGTGCTGGTGCTGGGGTGCGCCGGGATGACCGGGCTGCAGCGGACCGTGGGGGAGAAGCTGGGGCTTCCCGTGGTCGACGGGGTGGGCGCGGCCGTGAAGCTGGCGGAGTCGCTGGTGGGGCTGGGCCTGAACACCAGCAGGGCGGGCGGTTGGACGAGGCCGGTGCCGAAGAGGCGGGCGTGGGGAGCGGGACCGGGCTGA
- a CDS encoding RidA family protein, protein MIQRVTAPGLFPPPTYSHASVVEAGTKLAFLAGSVPLDAEGNLVGEGDPARQAEQVIANLREQLHAVGSDLEHVLATDVHVVSSEPAVLSTVWEVVEASGLSTGPHASTLIGVACLGYTGQLVEITATAVVPEVPAR, encoded by the coding sequence GTGATCCAGCGCGTCACCGCCCCGGGCCTCTTCCCGCCGCCGACCTACTCCCACGCCTCGGTCGTCGAGGCCGGCACGAAGCTCGCGTTCCTCGCCGGGTCCGTTCCGCTGGACGCCGAGGGGAATCTCGTCGGGGAAGGGGATCCCGCGCGGCAGGCCGAGCAGGTGATCGCGAATCTCCGGGAGCAACTGCACGCCGTCGGCAGCGACTTGGAGCACGTGCTGGCGACCGATGTGCATGTCGTGAGCAGTGAGCCCGCGGTGCTGTCCACCGTGTGGGAGGTCGTCGAGGCGTCCGGGCTGAGCACCGGCCCGCATGCGTCGACGCTGATCGGGGTCGCCTGCCTCGGGTACACGGGCCAGCTGGTGGAGATCACGGCGACGGCCGTGGTGCCGGAGGTGCCGGCGCGGTGA
- a CDS encoding nucleotidyltransferase domain-containing protein, protein MCPELSDADFLDTTADRLAALPAVRAVALGGSRAQGTERPDSDWDLAVYYRGAFDPADLRAVGWPGEVSEIGGWGGGVFNGGAWLTIDGRRVDVHYRDLDVVERETAEAAKGRFRVEPLLFHLAGIPTYLLVAELAVNRVLRGTLPRPAAYPARLRASAATRWRDTAHLTLAYTEAHHAPAGRLTETAGALATAAVQMGHSVLAARGEWVTNEKRLLERAGLRDADRVVQSLAASPDSAVRAVEEMRELFDRVG, encoded by the coding sequence ATGTGTCCCGAACTCTCCGACGCCGACTTCCTCGACACCACCGCGGACCGCCTCGCCGCTCTCCCCGCCGTGCGGGCCGTGGCGCTCGGCGGCTCCCGTGCCCAGGGCACCGAACGGCCGGACAGCGACTGGGACCTGGCGGTCTACTACCGCGGCGCCTTCGACCCCGCCGACCTGCGTGCCGTCGGCTGGCCGGGCGAGGTGTCCGAGATCGGCGGCTGGGGCGGCGGGGTGTTCAACGGCGGCGCGTGGCTGACGATCGACGGGCGCCGGGTGGACGTGCACTACCGGGACCTCGACGTGGTGGAACGGGAGACGGCGGAGGCGGCAAAGGGGCGCTTCCGGGTGGAGCCGTTGCTGTTCCATCTCGCGGGCATCCCCACCTACCTGCTCGTGGCCGAGCTCGCCGTCAACCGGGTCCTCAGGGGCACTCTGCCCCGCCCAGCGGCCTACCCGGCCCGGCTCCGCGCCTCCGCGGCCACCCGCTGGCGCGACACCGCCCACCTCACCCTCGCCTACACCGAGGCGCATCACGCCCCGGCCGGCCGTCTCACCGAGACCGCCGGCGCCCTCGCCACGGCCGCCGTGCAGATGGGCCACTCGGTGCTGGCGGCGCGGGGGGAGTGGGTGACGAACGAGAAGCGGCTGCTGGAGCGGGCCGGGCTGCGGGACGCCGACCGGGTCGTCCAGTCCCTGGCGGCCTCGCCCGACTCGGCCGTCCGCGCGGTCGAGGAGATGCGGGAGCTGTTCGACAGGGTCGGCTGA
- a CDS encoding FUSC family protein, translating to MSLAPPPWLAHALRAQRGPIPWNAVARGALSAGPLLLAAVLAEQTSLGVVAAIAAMLAGINDRPGSRRVSVRRIGVPALAGAVGMVVGTYAGEYVGAVTLTVLLTLVGLLAGGVSAVGPVASAAGTQLLVASAIGAGMPLPEEGWLRAVAYLGGACWLLALRLVLPTPGALTGDFRFDGEREAVAEVYDAVAGLLDAVGTEHATARRVALTAALDHAQDALTGPRLRRYASSAAERRLHAQYAAALPLAEAATALAWAGEAVPGRASAGPRRLATAVRENTHTGPLPAPHRSGPALRALDDALLRAAEAFDRGRGGDLHTRRRTVRDLLRSVFGAGGREYGLRVALCFGASVAVAQALHHSHWYGEHAHWYWLPATAVFLVKPDLGPLASRVLCRAAGTVLGALVFAGFALVLPRPEGLIALVAVSGALIPVATRHFAAQTAVVTVLVLALVMVGGEPQASAGRITETLLACAIVLVVGHLPMPGQRGGGVRSRLAAAGGAAEAYLAHVLRETERPVRRGNGSALRDTFTEDGRALRWTLRREAYRALAEARTAIALAAAELPALARHSEGADEIVAVLERIVDTTTACAVHLDDSGRLGSEQVHRLSELLGELGRLDEGRVRVGLRLPEVPLAGQESRRDVTA from the coding sequence GTGTCACTCGCCCCACCGCCCTGGCTCGCTCACGCCCTCCGTGCCCAGCGGGGGCCGATCCCCTGGAACGCGGTCGCGCGGGGAGCCCTGTCCGCCGGGCCCCTCCTGCTCGCCGCCGTGCTCGCCGAGCAGACCTCCCTCGGTGTCGTCGCCGCCATCGCCGCCATGCTGGCCGGGATCAACGACCGGCCCGGCAGCCGCCGGGTCTCCGTGCGGAGGATCGGGGTGCCCGCCCTCGCGGGCGCGGTCGGAATGGTCGTCGGGACGTACGCGGGGGAGTACGTGGGGGCCGTGACCCTCACCGTCCTGCTCACCCTGGTCGGACTGCTCGCCGGGGGCGTCAGCGCCGTCGGGCCCGTCGCCTCCGCGGCCGGCACCCAACTGCTCGTCGCCTCGGCGATCGGGGCGGGCATGCCGTTGCCGGAGGAAGGGTGGCTGCGGGCCGTCGCCTATCTCGGCGGGGCCTGCTGGCTGCTCGCGCTGCGGCTCGTGCTGCCCACCCCCGGCGCCCTCACCGGGGACTTCCGGTTCGACGGCGAGCGGGAGGCCGTCGCCGAGGTGTACGACGCCGTCGCCGGCCTGCTCGACGCCGTGGGCACCGAACACGCCACCGCCCGCCGCGTCGCGCTCACCGCCGCTCTCGACCACGCGCAGGACGCGCTCACCGGGCCCCGGCTGCGGCGGTACGCCAGCTCGGCCGCCGAGCGGCGGCTGCACGCGCAGTACGCGGCCGCGCTGCCGCTCGCCGAGGCGGCCACCGCGCTCGCCTGGGCCGGGGAAGCGGTGCCCGGACGCGCCTCCGCGGGGCCCCGGCGGCTCGCCACCGCCGTACGGGAGAACACGCACACCGGGCCGCTGCCCGCGCCCCACCGGTCCGGGCCCGCGCTGCGGGCGCTCGACGACGCGCTGCTGCGGGCCGCAGAGGCGTTCGACCGCGGGCGCGGCGGGGATCTGCACACGCGCCGGCGCACCGTCCGGGACCTGCTGCGGTCGGTCTTCGGGGCCGGCGGGCGGGAGTACGGACTGCGGGTCGCCCTCTGCTTCGGGGCCAGTGTCGCCGTGGCCCAGGCCCTGCACCACTCCCACTGGTACGGGGAGCACGCGCACTGGTACTGGCTGCCCGCCACGGCCGTCTTCCTCGTCAAGCCGGACCTCGGACCGCTCGCTTCCCGGGTGCTGTGCCGGGCCGCCGGGACCGTCCTGGGCGCTCTGGTCTTCGCCGGGTTCGCGCTCGTGCTGCCGCGGCCCGAGGGACTCATCGCGCTCGTCGCCGTCAGCGGGGCCCTCATTCCCGTGGCCACCCGGCACTTCGCCGCGCAGACCGCCGTCGTCACGGTCCTCGTCCTGGCGCTCGTGATGGTCGGCGGCGAGCCCCAGGCCTCCGCCGGCCGCATCACCGAGACCCTGCTCGCCTGCGCCATCGTGCTGGTCGTGGGGCATCTGCCGATGCCGGGGCAGCGGGGCGGGGGAGTGCGCTCCCGGCTGGCCGCGGCGGGCGGGGCCGCGGAGGCGTACCTCGCGCACGTTCTGCGGGAGACCGAGCGGCCCGTCCGGCGAGGCAACGGGTCCGCCCTGCGGGACACGTTCACCGAGGACGGCCGCGCCCTGCGCTGGACCCTGCGCCGCGAGGCGTACCGCGCGCTCGCCGAGGCCCGTACCGCCATCGCGCTCGCCGCCGCCGAACTGCCCGCGCTCGCCCGGCACTCGGAGGGCGCCGACGAGATCGTCGCCGTGCTGGAGCGGATCGTCGACACGACCACCGCGTGCGCCGTCCACCTCGACGACTCCGGGCGGCTCGGCTCCGAACAGGTCCACCGGCTCAGCGAACTCCTCGGCGAACTGGGCCGGCTCGACGAGGGACGGGTGCGCGTGGGCCTGCGGCTGCCCGAAGTCCCGCTCGCGGGTCAGGAGTCACGGCGGGACGTCACGGCCTGA
- a CDS encoding GNAT family N-acetyltransferase — protein MSSVVIRRAAAPDASATADVYLRSFAAALPTVVRPRSDDEVRGYIRDVVVPLRETWVAEDSASGAIVGLMVLADDLLSQLYLDPDWRGRGIGDRFVALAKERSPRGLSLWTFQVNAPAHRFYERHGFVEAERTDGSGNEEREPDVRYVWRP, from the coding sequence GTGAGCTCGGTCGTCATCCGCCGGGCCGCCGCTCCCGACGCCTCCGCCACGGCCGACGTGTACCTGCGCTCCTTCGCCGCCGCGTTGCCGACGGTGGTGCGGCCACGGTCCGACGACGAGGTGCGCGGCTACATCCGGGACGTCGTCGTGCCCCTGCGGGAGACGTGGGTCGCCGAGGACTCCGCGAGCGGCGCGATCGTCGGGCTGATGGTCCTCGCCGACGACCTGCTGTCCCAGCTGTACCTCGACCCGGACTGGCGGGGGCGGGGCATCGGCGACCGGTTCGTCGCGCTCGCCAAGGAACGCAGTCCGCGGGGACTGAGCCTGTGGACCTTCCAGGTCAACGCACCGGCCCACCGCTTCTACGAGCGTCACGGCTTCGTCGAGGCCGAACGCACCGACGGCAGCGGCAACGAGGAGCGGGAGCCCGACGTGCGGTACGTCTGGCGGCCCTGA